One Nitrospira sp. DNA window includes the following coding sequences:
- the nuoF gene encoding NADH-quinone oxidoreductase subunit NuoF yields MPKYELVLLKNMMQPGYTGSLKDYEQAGGYQALRNTLGKIAPTDVTGTVMKSGLRGRGGAGFPTGVKWGFLPKDYQGPRYLCCNADESEPGTFKDRQLMERDPHQLLEGIVLACYAIGAASAYIYIRGEMVLGSKILEHAIGEARAAGYIGNNILGTGVTVDVWVHRGAGAYICGEETALLESLEGKRGLPRVKPPFPATHGLYNKPTVVNNVETLANLPHILNRGPEWFAGIGSPPKSTGTRVFCVSGHVKRPGNYELPMGVTVRELVYEHAGGMRSDKPLKAFIPGGASAPFLTPDHLDVKLDFESVAAAGSMLGSGGVTVMEEGTSMVWAALRLMEFFYHESCGKCSPCREGSSWLVQTMRRIIAKRGQMQDLETLTDLCKNIAGRTVCAFGDAEVSPIMSTLKHWRHEYVTLIHEAEAANLIRPESTGARH; encoded by the coding sequence GACGTGACCGGCACGGTCATGAAGTCCGGCCTGCGCGGGCGCGGCGGCGCCGGGTTCCCCACCGGTGTGAAGTGGGGATTTCTGCCCAAGGACTATCAAGGCCCGCGCTATCTCTGCTGCAACGCCGACGAGAGCGAGCCCGGCACCTTTAAGGACCGCCAGCTCATGGAGCGCGATCCGCACCAGCTGCTTGAAGGCATCGTCCTGGCGTGCTACGCCATCGGCGCGGCATCGGCGTATATCTATATTCGCGGCGAAATGGTGCTCGGGTCCAAAATCCTGGAACACGCGATCGGCGAAGCGCGCGCAGCCGGGTACATCGGCAACAACATCCTGGGAACGGGCGTCACGGTCGATGTCTGGGTCCATCGCGGGGCGGGCGCTTACATCTGCGGCGAGGAAACCGCGCTGCTCGAATCGCTGGAAGGCAAACGCGGGCTGCCGCGCGTCAAGCCGCCGTTCCCGGCCACCCACGGCCTCTACAACAAGCCGACGGTCGTGAATAACGTGGAGACCCTGGCCAACCTGCCGCACATTCTGAATCGCGGCCCCGAATGGTTCGCCGGCATCGGGTCTCCGCCCAAGAGCACCGGCACCCGCGTCTTCTGCGTCAGCGGCCACGTCAAGCGTCCCGGCAATTACGAGCTGCCGATGGGGGTAACCGTACGCGAACTCGTTTACGAACATGCGGGCGGCATGCGATCCGACAAGCCGCTGAAAGCCTTTATCCCCGGCGGCGCCTCAGCACCGTTCCTGACGCCCGACCATCTGGATGTGAAGTTGGACTTTGAATCCGTTGCGGCGGCGGGCTCGATGCTTGGCTCGGGCGGCGTCACCGTCATGGAAGAAGGCACCAGCATGGTCTGGGCCGCGCTCCGCCTGATGGAATTTTTCTACCATGAGTCCTGCGGCAAGTGCAGTCCCTGCCGCGAAGGCAGTTCCTGGCTTGTCCAGACGATGCGCCGGATTATCGCCAAACGTGGGCAGATGCAAGACCTTGAAACCCTGACAGATCTGTGTAAAAACATCGCGGGCCGAACGGTCTGCGCCTTTGGCGATGCCGAAGTTTCGCCGATCATGAGCACGCTGAAACATTGGCGGCACGAATACGTGACCCTCATTCACGAAGCGGAAGCGGCCAATTTGATTCGGCCGGAATCGACAGGAGCGCGGCACTGA
- the nuoG gene encoding NADH-quinone oxidoreductase subunit NuoG, with product MPNQTADMVRVTIDGTVVSVPKGTLVIEAARRVGVMIPHFCYHPKLKPDANCRMCLVEVEKMPKLQTACSTPVAEGMSIKTATTVVDDAHKSVLEFILANHPLDCPVCDQGGRCDLQDFSHQYTPTTSRFAETKRIFQKEYFSPLIETQMNRCVQCLRCVRYCDEVMDVKALAPVGRGTMTEIKHFGAHALDCEFCGGCVQICPVGAITSRLSMYEYRPWMLKRAETICGYCGDGCQITVQTKNNQLIEVNSAHGAGRNNGDLCAKGFFGFHATSHPERLTHPLIRRNGALVQATWEEALEFIAAQASRIKQDHGGHAFGGLITSRCTNEELYLFQKFLRLAIGTNNIDSSARYGHMNAVQAMRRVQGTHRWSVTFEDLAAADVLLLVGTNITEANPITGLKIKEAVKKRQATLVTIESLQPAVGTISNIANLSEHHFCVAPDQISTAVLGLLKAVAEESLIVTGLKQDQPKYVTAVTARLQSLAWPEIQAATGMDREAYVAAAKALAGGKRVVAVAGQGLLRGERGYAGSMNLLDLLLLTGKLDQPGCGFAPLTEENNDQGAIEMGAAAEFLPGPSAITDRAGRDRVANLWKEEPPPNSGASLIEMLDRARAGILKAMFIVGENPLASLPATVRVGESLAKLDLLVCQELFLTETAALAHVVLPVCSSLEKDGTFTNTEGHVQAVRRTVDPAGESCPDWEIFSALAGLMGAPLEYGESREILKEIRSLIPGYGSLGPSPVPPKVDRTAIDRYLAQGFEQDLTGRYQLTAAAPQPDGTVQISLVQSLFHSGKLSTRAKGLLQIEDRGRLRINPQDAARFSLVDGNRVRLSNARGEITTDVTVLARVPEGQAWFPNHFSQDMNRLFDCAIDPDTKVPSIRATSVSMVKVS from the coding sequence ATGCCTAACCAGACTGCCGATATGGTGCGCGTGACGATCGACGGCACGGTGGTGTCCGTCCCGAAAGGCACGCTCGTCATCGAAGCGGCACGCCGCGTCGGCGTCATGATTCCGCATTTCTGCTACCACCCGAAGCTGAAGCCCGACGCCAATTGCCGGATGTGCCTGGTGGAAGTCGAAAAAATGCCGAAACTCCAGACCGCCTGCAGCACGCCGGTCGCGGAAGGCATGAGCATCAAGACCGCCACGACCGTGGTGGACGATGCGCATAAGTCGGTGCTGGAATTTATCCTGGCCAATCATCCGCTGGACTGTCCGGTCTGCGATCAGGGCGGGCGCTGCGACTTGCAGGACTTCTCCCATCAATACACCCCGACGACGAGCCGGTTTGCCGAGACCAAACGCATCTTCCAAAAGGAATATTTCAGCCCGCTGATCGAAACCCAGATGAACCGTTGCGTCCAGTGCCTGCGTTGCGTGCGCTATTGCGACGAAGTCATGGACGTCAAAGCCCTGGCCCCGGTCGGCCGCGGCACGATGACGGAGATCAAGCACTTCGGCGCCCATGCGCTGGACTGCGAATTCTGCGGCGGCTGCGTCCAGATCTGCCCGGTCGGCGCCATCACCAGCCGCCTCTCCATGTACGAATACCGCCCCTGGATGCTGAAACGGGCGGAGACGATCTGCGGCTATTGCGGCGACGGGTGCCAGATCACCGTCCAGACCAAGAACAACCAATTGATCGAAGTAAATTCCGCCCATGGCGCGGGACGCAACAACGGCGATCTCTGCGCGAAGGGGTTTTTTGGCTTCCATGCCACCAGCCATCCCGAGCGGCTCACGCATCCGCTCATCCGTCGCAACGGCGCCCTCGTCCAGGCGACCTGGGAAGAAGCGTTGGAATTCATCGCGGCCCAGGCCAGCCGCATCAAGCAGGACCACGGAGGCCATGCCTTCGGCGGCTTGATCACCAGCCGATGCACCAACGAAGAGCTGTATCTGTTCCAGAAATTCCTGCGCCTGGCCATCGGCACCAATAACATCGACAGCAGCGCGCGCTACGGTCACATGAACGCCGTGCAGGCCATGCGGCGGGTGCAGGGCACCCACCGCTGGAGCGTGACCTTCGAGGACCTGGCCGCGGCGGATGTCCTGCTGCTCGTCGGCACGAACATCACGGAAGCCAATCCCATCACCGGGCTCAAGATTAAAGAGGCCGTCAAGAAGCGGCAGGCCACGCTTGTCACGATTGAATCGCTTCAGCCGGCCGTTGGCACCATCAGCAATATCGCCAATCTGTCCGAGCACCATTTCTGCGTGGCACCGGACCAGATCTCAACCGCGGTGCTCGGCCTGCTCAAAGCCGTGGCGGAAGAAAGCTTGATCGTCACGGGCCTGAAACAAGACCAGCCGAAATATGTGACTGCCGTGACCGCCCGGCTCCAGTCGCTTGCATGGCCGGAGATCCAGGCCGCCACCGGCATGGACAGGGAAGCCTATGTGGCCGCGGCCAAAGCGCTGGCCGGAGGAAAACGCGTGGTCGCCGTGGCCGGGCAAGGGCTGCTGCGCGGGGAGCGGGGCTATGCCGGCTCCATGAACCTGCTCGACCTGCTGCTGCTCACCGGCAAACTCGACCAGCCAGGCTGCGGATTCGCGCCGCTGACGGAAGAAAACAACGACCAGGGCGCCATTGAAATGGGCGCAGCCGCCGAATTCTTACCGGGTCCCTCCGCCATCACGGACCGGGCCGGCCGAGACCGTGTCGCCAATCTCTGGAAAGAAGAGCCGCCGCCGAACAGCGGCGCCTCCCTGATCGAGATGTTGGATCGCGCCAGAGCCGGCATTCTCAAGGCGATGTTTATCGTCGGGGAAAACCCGCTGGCCAGCCTGCCGGCGACCGTGCGCGTGGGCGAATCCCTGGCCAAGCTGGACTTGCTCGTGTGCCAAGAACTCTTCCTGACCGAAACCGCCGCTCTGGCGCACGTCGTCCTCCCGGTCTGCTCATCGCTGGAAAAGGACGGCACGTTCACGAATACGGAAGGCCATGTGCAAGCTGTGCGGCGAACCGTTGACCCGGCTGGCGAAAGCTGCCCGGACTGGGAAATTTTCTCCGCGCTCGCCGGATTGATGGGCGCGCCGCTGGAATACGGCGAAAGCCGGGAAATCTTGAAAGAAATCCGGAGCCTCATTCCCGGATACGGATCGCTCGGCCCGTCGCCGGTACCGCCGAAAGTCGACCGGACGGCCATCGACCGTTACCTCGCGCAGGGATTCGAGCAGGATCTCACGGGCCGGTACCAATTGACTGCGGCGGCTCCCCAGCCAGACGGCACGGTGCAGATCAGTCTCGTGCAAAGCCTGTTTCACTCCGGCAAATTGTCCACGCGCGCCAAGGGGCTGCTGCAGATTGAGGACCGGGGCCGCCTGCGCATCAATCCGCAAGACGCGGCGCGCTTCTCGCTGGTGGACGGCAACCGCGTCCGCCTCTCGAACGCGCGGGGTGAGATCACCACCGACGTCACGGTGCTCGCGCGCGTGCCGGAAGGGCAGGCCTGGTTCCCGAATCATTTCAGCCAGGACATGAATAGGCTGTTCGACTGTGCGATCGATCCGGACACCAAGGTGCCCTCCATCAGGGCCACCTCGGTTTCCATGGTGAAAGTGTCGTAA
- the nuoH gene encoding NADH-quinone oxidoreductase subunit NuoH, translating to MTELGLRLAVSLAQIAAVMGIVMLTVMILTLAERKVLGWMQDRMGPMEVGPYGILQPIADGLKLFFKEDIVPAGANKFMFTLAPILAMVPAMIGFAVIPFGPDLTLDVFGISVKPFVISDINIGILYILAFASIGAYGIILGGWASNSKYSLLGGLRSAAQVISYELNVGLAIVGVLIMAGSLSLVKITEAQAGGFWHWYVFAFPAPQIFAFVVYVISAVAETNRVPFDLPEAESELVAGFFTEYSGMRFAFFFIAEYANMVLVSCVAAAMFLGGWNAPYPGTILAQIGLEGFAWIEGVAWFTVKVYGFLFLFFWLRATLPRLRYDQLMKFGWKVMLPIALGNIVVTAIAMYIYNQFK from the coding sequence GTGACTGAACTAGGCTTGCGCCTTGCCGTGTCTCTCGCCCAGATCGCTGCGGTCATGGGCATTGTGATGTTAACCGTGATGATCCTGACACTCGCCGAACGAAAAGTGCTCGGCTGGATGCAGGATCGCATGGGCCCGATGGAAGTCGGCCCCTACGGCATCCTCCAGCCGATCGCCGACGGCCTGAAGCTGTTCTTCAAGGAAGATATCGTGCCCGCGGGCGCGAACAAATTCATGTTCACCCTGGCGCCGATTCTGGCCATGGTGCCGGCCATGATCGGCTTTGCCGTCATCCCCTTCGGCCCCGACCTGACGCTCGACGTCTTCGGGATTTCCGTCAAACCCTTCGTGATCAGCGATATTAACATCGGCATTCTCTATATCCTGGCCTTCGCCTCCATCGGCGCCTACGGGATCATCCTCGGCGGCTGGGCCTCGAACAGCAAATACTCGCTCCTCGGCGGATTGCGGTCGGCTGCGCAGGTCATCAGCTACGAATTGAATGTCGGCTTGGCCATCGTCGGCGTGCTGATCATGGCCGGCTCGCTGAGCCTGGTGAAAATCACCGAAGCCCAGGCCGGAGGGTTCTGGCATTGGTATGTGTTTGCCTTTCCGGCCCCGCAGATTTTCGCCTTCGTCGTGTACGTGATCTCGGCCGTCGCCGAAACCAATCGCGTGCCGTTCGACTTGCCGGAAGCGGAAAGCGAACTGGTCGCCGGATTCTTCACGGAATACAGCGGCATGCGCTTCGCGTTTTTCTTCATCGCCGAATACGCCAATATGGTGCTGGTCTCCTGCGTGGCCGCCGCGATGTTCCTCGGCGGATGGAACGCCCCCTATCCCGGCACCATCCTCGCCCAGATCGGGCTGGAGGGCTTCGCCTGGATCGAAGGGGTGGCCTGGTTCACCGTGAAGGTCTACGGTTTCCTCTTCCTGTTCTTCTGGCTGCGGGCCACGCTGCCGCGCCTCCGGTACGACCAACTGATGAAGTTCGGCTGGAAGGTCATGTTGCCGATCGCCCTGGGCAACATCGTCGTCACAGCCATTGCGATGTACATCTATAACCAATTCAAGTAG
- the nuoI gene encoding NADH-quinone oxidoreductase subunit NuoI, whose protein sequence is MTQTTGTQRLIGWLKTITFYELLVGMKATMSHLLHYRPITLQYPHEKRTLPDNYRGMLALLRYDDGTEKCVGCDLCEAACPSRVIRVVSGEVPGEPTKRYSKEYYMDMTRCLFCGMCVDACPVDALGMTREFEWAVYDKRQLHLNKQQLLAIGDRSFPVREKRLELQHPNVAFFNVAFKHVPQKPN, encoded by the coding sequence ATGACACAGACCACCGGCACACAGCGCCTCATCGGCTGGCTCAAGACCATCACCTTCTATGAACTGTTGGTGGGAATGAAGGCCACGATGTCGCATTTGCTGCACTACCGGCCGATCACGCTGCAGTACCCGCACGAGAAGCGGACGCTGCCGGACAACTACCGCGGCATGCTGGCGCTGCTCCGCTACGATGACGGAACGGAAAAATGCGTCGGATGCGATCTCTGCGAAGCGGCCTGTCCGTCGCGTGTAATTCGCGTGGTCAGCGGGGAAGTGCCGGGGGAGCCGACCAAGCGCTACTCCAAAGAATATTACATGGACATGACGCGCTGCCTGTTCTGCGGAATGTGCGTCGATGCCTGCCCGGTCGATGCGCTCGGCATGACCAGGGAATTCGAATGGGCCGTGTACGACAAGCGGCAACTCCATCTGAACAAGCAGCAGCTGCTCGCCATCGGTGACCGGTCGTTCCCGGTGCGCGAAAAACGCCTGGAACTGCAGCATCCGAACGTCGCCTTCTTCAACGTGGCGTTCAAGCACGTGCCGCAGAAACCGAACTGA
- a CDS encoding NADH-quinone oxidoreductase subunit J — MDQLFFGYFAGVIALTAILVVALRNPVYSALSLLVMFFHVAGLYVTLHAEFLAAVQIIVYAGAILVLYLFVVMLLNLHRDDRYHSQWRTVAFVCVPLLIEFMVLIGGSIAAAPQSVAPVETGSGENTLAIGEVLFSTYLFPFEVASLILLVAMIGAIILAKRDVGDARSEG, encoded by the coding sequence GTGGATCAGTTGTTTTTTGGGTATTTCGCCGGAGTGATTGCGCTCACGGCCATCCTGGTCGTCGCGCTCAGGAATCCGGTCTATAGCGCCCTCTCGCTGCTCGTGATGTTTTTTCACGTCGCCGGACTCTACGTCACGCTCCATGCCGAGTTCCTCGCGGCCGTCCAAATCATCGTCTACGCGGGCGCCATTCTCGTGCTGTACCTGTTCGTCGTGATGCTGCTCAACCTCCATCGGGATGACCGGTACCACAGCCAATGGCGCACGGTCGCCTTCGTCTGCGTCCCGCTGCTCATCGAATTCATGGTCTTGATCGGGGGCAGCATCGCGGCCGCGCCGCAATCCGTGGCCCCGGTGGAAACCGGGAGCGGCGAGAATACCCTGGCGATCGGCGAAGTGCTCTTTTCGACCTATCTCTTCCCCTTTGAAGTCGCCTCGCTGATCCTGCTGGTCGCGATGATCGGCGCGATTATCCTGGCGAAGCGAGATGTTGGGGACGCAAGGAGCGAAGGGTGA
- the nuoK gene encoding NADH-quinone oxidoreductase subunit NuoK, whose product MTVPVTYYVILSAVVFLTGMVGVLIRRNIIAILLSVELMLNATNINFVAFSEHLHDLGGQVFVFFALTVAAAEVAVGLAIIIALHRAKDTINVEEFSLLKW is encoded by the coding sequence ATGACCGTCCCCGTCACCTACTACGTCATATTGAGCGCGGTGGTCTTTCTCACCGGCATGGTCGGGGTGTTGATCCGGCGGAACATCATCGCCATTCTGCTGTCGGTCGAGCTGATGCTGAACGCCACGAACATCAACTTCGTGGCCTTCTCCGAGCATCTCCACGATCTCGGCGGCCAGGTGTTTGTCTTTTTCGCCCTGACCGTTGCGGCAGCGGAAGTCGCCGTGGGGCTGGCCATCATCATCGCCCTGCACCGGGCTAAGGATACGATCAACGTGGAAGAGTTCAGTTTGCTCAAGTGGTAA
- the nuoL gene encoding NADH-quinone oxidoreductase subunit L, whose translation MYALIPLLPLTAFLVLGLAGSRIKERAHLVAVPAVLLSWLLAVTAFIEVAQGGVIAQPLYTWLTSGALDIHIGLYIDRLTAVMLLLVTTVSSLVHIYTIGYMHGETGYARFFSYIALFTFSMLMLVLADNLLQLFVFWEAVGLCSYLLIGHWYERASACAAATKAFLVNRVGDFGFMLGLLLVWTSFGTLNYLEIFPAAHEAANQTINLLSPFGGTWEVSVFTLICLLLFTGAIGKSAQVPLHVWLPDAMEGPTPISALIHAATMVTAGVFMVARLAPLYNLSPTAMTVVALVGAATMVLGATIALTQTDIKRVVAYSTVSQLGYMVMACGLGAYTAGMYHLLTHGAFKALLFLGCGSVIVALHHEQDMRHMGGLKNKLPVTYWTFVVGSLALAGFPLTAGFFSKDDLLVSAWSSGSLGQVLTILGLLTALMTAFYSFRLVFVTFWGPSRVDPHHAKHIHEPSNTITIPLIVLAVLSIVAGYVGIPSFLEPVFAHGDSGAAPHEHGAAGLGIMIVATLMGLTGIAGAYYVYVLNPQLPDQFARQWKSLYEGSLNKWYVDEAYDKAFVRPTFTAAAEMWKRVDVAIIDGAVNGIARGIAWGGWLLRLVQSGQTQHYALAMALGVVILVTVFLVF comes from the coding sequence ATGTATGCGCTGATTCCATTATTGCCGCTGACCGCCTTTCTCGTGCTCGGCCTCGCCGGCTCGCGGATTAAGGAACGGGCCCATCTGGTTGCCGTCCCGGCGGTCCTGCTGTCGTGGCTCCTGGCCGTCACCGCCTTCATCGAGGTGGCGCAAGGAGGGGTGATCGCCCAGCCCTTGTACACCTGGCTGACATCGGGCGCGCTCGACATTCACATCGGACTTTATATCGACCGCCTCACGGCGGTCATGCTGTTGCTGGTCACGACCGTCAGTTCACTCGTCCATATCTATACGATCGGGTACATGCACGGAGAAACGGGGTACGCACGCTTCTTCAGCTACATCGCGCTCTTTACCTTTTCGATGCTGATGCTGGTGCTCGCCGACAACCTGCTCCAACTGTTCGTCTTCTGGGAAGCGGTCGGTCTCTGTTCCTACCTCCTGATCGGCCATTGGTATGAGCGGGCCTCGGCTTGTGCCGCGGCGACGAAGGCGTTCCTCGTCAATCGCGTGGGCGACTTCGGCTTCATGCTGGGCCTCCTGCTGGTCTGGACCAGCTTCGGCACGCTGAACTATCTGGAAATCTTTCCCGCCGCCCACGAGGCCGCCAACCAGACCATCAATCTGCTGAGCCCCTTCGGCGGCACGTGGGAGGTGTCGGTCTTTACGCTCATTTGCCTGCTCCTGTTCACCGGGGCCATTGGCAAATCCGCGCAAGTACCGCTGCATGTCTGGCTCCCGGATGCGATGGAAGGTCCCACGCCTATTTCGGCGCTGATCCATGCCGCCACCATGGTCACCGCCGGTGTCTTCATGGTCGCCAGGCTCGCCCCGCTCTATAACTTGTCCCCGACTGCGATGACTGTCGTGGCACTGGTCGGCGCCGCCACCATGGTCCTTGGCGCCACGATCGCCCTCACGCAAACCGACATCAAACGCGTGGTCGCCTACTCCACCGTCAGCCAGCTGGGGTACATGGTCATGGCCTGCGGCCTCGGCGCCTATACCGCGGGCATGTACCATCTGCTCACCCATGGCGCCTTCAAGGCCTTGCTCTTTTTGGGATGCGGCTCCGTGATCGTCGCACTGCACCATGAGCAGGACATGCGGCATATGGGCGGCCTGAAAAACAAGCTTCCCGTCACCTATTGGACCTTCGTCGTCGGCTCGCTGGCGCTGGCCGGCTTTCCACTGACCGCCGGGTTCTTCAGCAAAGACGATTTGCTCGTCTCGGCCTGGTCCTCGGGATCGCTGGGACAGGTTCTGACGATTCTCGGCCTGCTGACGGCGTTGATGACGGCCTTCTATAGTTTCCGGCTGGTCTTCGTGACCTTCTGGGGACCGTCGCGCGTGGATCCGCATCACGCCAAACATATCCATGAGCCGTCCAACACCATCACGATCCCGCTGATCGTCCTGGCCGTCCTGAGCATCGTCGCCGGGTATGTCGGCATTCCCTCGTTCCTTGAGCCGGTGTTTGCCCATGGCGACAGCGGGGCGGCCCCTCATGAGCATGGCGCGGCGGGACTCGGCATCATGATCGTCGCCACCCTCATGGGCCTCACCGGCATCGCGGGCGCCTACTATGTGTATGTGCTGAACCCCCAGCTGCCGGACCAGTTTGCCCGGCAGTGGAAGAGCCTCTATGAGGGCTCGCTGAACAAGTGGTACGTGGACGAAGCCTACGACAAGGCCTTCGTCCGGCCGACGTTTACCGCGGCGGCAGAAATGTGGAAGCGCGTCGATGTCGCGATCATTGACGGCGCCGTGAACGGCATCGCCCGTGGGATCGCCTGGGGCGGCTGGCTGCTGCGCCTGGTACAAAGCGGGCAGACGCAGCATTACGCCTTGGCGATGGCCCTGGGCGTGGTCATTCTGGTCACAGTCTTTTTGGTGTTTTGA